A segment of the Trifolium pratense cultivar HEN17-A07 linkage group LG7, ARS_RC_1.1, whole genome shotgun sequence genome:
GTGGCAAAAACCCAatacatctctctctctctattaacaacacaacacaaaatctctctcattttctttctctcccAACACAACCATGGCTTCACCAACACTCATTACTCCCACAACCACACCAAAATCACTCCCACCACCCATCAAAACCAAACCAaccaccacctcctccaccTTAACACCAACCACCACTTCCACCACCGTACACACACGCCGCCGTCAAATCCTCTCCACCACAGCCACTATCATCACCACCACATTTCTTGCTCATGTTACCCCTGCATTTGCTGCTACAGATGAAGAGTATGTTAAAGAAACAGAGGAAGTTATAAGCAAGGTTAGAACAACTATAACAATGGATAAAAATGATCCAAATGTAGCTAATGCAGTTTCTGATTTAAGAGATAGTTCAAATTCTTGGGTTGCTAAATATAGAAGAGAAAAAGCACTTCTTGCAAGAGCTTCTTTTAGAGATATGTACTCTGCTCTTAATGCTGTTTCAGGACATTATATTAGTTTTGGACCAACTGCTCCTATTCCTGCAAAAAGAAGAGTGAGGATTTTGGAAGAAATTGAAGTTGctgaaaaatcacttaaaagGGGAAgataaggaagaagaagaagatgaaataagCACTTCTGTATTTAGAGGAAATGAATTTTGGTTTTCATTCCTCTGTTTTCTGTTATTAGATtcttattgttttttcttttgttgttgatgcTTTGTTTTTGTATTATTGTATGTATTGAAACTTAAATTACATTAAGAGACTCACTTAATAAAAGGATTAATTATGCATAGTTTCATAGTACTATATAGAGTCAAAGGAAtgattgtttttaattttttagttttttttatgttgGAATGGACTAATGGAGGTTAATTCATTAAGTGCTTATTTTTAGGATTATaagttgatttttgtttttacagATTTATGAGAGAGCAGAAATAGCTTATCTTACCACAGGCTTGAGGCCCAAGTTTCGTTTGGTTGTTTAGCTTGGAAAGGATAACATCCTTTGAATGGTTGGTCACTAGTGAGTGCTCTTGGAGTTGC
Coding sequences within it:
- the LOC123899944 gene encoding photosystem II repair protein PSB27-H1, chloroplastic-like, coding for MASPTLITPTTTPKSLPPPIKTKPTTTSSTLTPTTTSTTVHTRRRQILSTTATIITTTFLAHVTPAFAATDEEYVKETEEVISKVRTTITMDKNDPNVANAVSDLRDSSNSWVAKYRREKALLARASFRDMYSALNAVSGHYISFGPTAPIPAKRRVRILEEIEVAEKSLKRGR